Proteins from a genomic interval of Microbacterium abyssi:
- a CDS encoding dihydrolipoyl dehydrogenase family protein, producing MSTDEYDLIVLGGGPVGENVADRAVQAGLTAVIIESELVGGECSYWACMPSKALLRSAQALRAAQHVDGAAEAVTGPLDVRAVLARRNSFTNDWSDDGQVQWLESAGIDLMRGHGRLSGEREVTVTDAEGTARVLKARQAVAITTGTDAAIPPIDGLKGAAPWTSREATSAQEIPASLAIIGGGVVGVEMATAYAGLGSAVTLISRSGLLEQMDPFAGELVAEGLRQLGVDVRTGTGTTSVRRDEDGVTVTIGDGEQIIAAEVLAATGRTPRSGDIGLEKVGLEPGKSIETDDTLLVPGTDWLYAVGDVNGRVLLTHQGKYQARAAGDVIAARAKGEDVDDGAWGRHVATADHAAVPQVVFAEPEVASVGLSARAAEDAGYTTRVVDYDLGSVAGASLREDGYQGRARMIVDTDRDVILGVTFVGPDVADLLHAATIAVVGEVPIARLWHAVPSYPTVSEIWLRMLEEYGRDSA from the coding sequence ATGTCGACAGACGAATACGACCTGATCGTCCTGGGCGGAGGGCCGGTGGGCGAGAACGTCGCCGACCGCGCCGTGCAGGCCGGTCTCACCGCGGTCATCATCGAAAGCGAACTCGTCGGCGGCGAATGCTCCTACTGGGCGTGCATGCCCTCGAAGGCGCTGCTGCGCTCGGCACAGGCGCTGCGCGCGGCGCAGCACGTCGACGGCGCGGCCGAGGCGGTGACAGGGCCGCTCGACGTGCGCGCCGTGCTCGCCCGCCGCAACTCCTTCACGAACGACTGGTCGGATGACGGTCAGGTGCAGTGGCTCGAGTCCGCCGGCATCGACCTGATGCGCGGGCACGGCCGCCTCAGCGGCGAACGCGAGGTGACGGTCACGGATGCCGAGGGCACCGCGCGCGTCCTGAAGGCGCGCCAGGCGGTCGCGATCACCACCGGCACGGATGCCGCCATCCCGCCGATCGACGGACTGAAGGGTGCCGCACCCTGGACGAGCCGTGAGGCGACGAGCGCGCAGGAGATCCCGGCATCCCTCGCGATCATCGGCGGCGGAGTCGTCGGCGTCGAGATGGCGACTGCCTACGCGGGGTTGGGCTCGGCGGTCACCCTGATCTCCCGCAGCGGTCTGCTCGAGCAGATGGACCCGTTCGCGGGCGAGCTCGTCGCAGAAGGCCTGCGCCAGCTGGGCGTCGACGTGCGCACCGGCACCGGCACGACCAGCGTGCGCCGCGACGAGGATGGCGTGACGGTCACCATCGGCGACGGTGAGCAGATCATCGCGGCCGAGGTGCTCGCCGCGACCGGCCGCACCCCGCGCAGCGGCGACATCGGCCTCGAGAAGGTCGGACTGGAGCCAGGGAAGTCGATCGAGACCGACGACACCCTGCTCGTCCCCGGCACCGACTGGCTGTACGCCGTCGGCGACGTGAACGGCCGCGTCCTGCTCACCCACCAGGGCAAGTACCAGGCGCGCGCCGCCGGCGATGTGATCGCCGCCCGCGCGAAGGGCGAGGACGTCGACGACGGCGCCTGGGGGCGGCACGTCGCGACCGCCGACCACGCCGCCGTCCCGCAGGTCGTGTTCGCCGAACCCGAGGTCGCCTCGGTCGGCCTCAGCGCACGGGCGGCAGAGGATGCCGGATACACGACGCGAGTCGTCGACTACGACCTCGGCTCCGTCGCCGGAGCGAGCCTTCGGGAGGACGGCTACCAGGGCAGGGCCCGCATGATCGTCGACACCGACCGGGACGTCATCCTCGGTGTCACCTTCGTCGGACCCGACGTCGCCGACCTGCTGCACGCCGCGACGATCGCGGTCGTGGGCGAGGTGCCGATCGCGCGACTGTGGCACGCCGTGCCGTCGTACCCCACCGTCAGCGAGATCTGGCTGCGGATGCTCGAGGAGTACGGGCGGGACTCCGCCTGA
- a CDS encoding DUF427 domain-containing protein, with protein sequence MKAVLAGTVIAEADESDLIQIEGNWYFPLSSVNEGVLVESPTPYTCPWKGEAQYYSAVVDGETHVDAAWGYPNPYPTAFERVGKDISGHIAFAPDVEVGP encoded by the coding sequence ATGAAAGCTGTACTCGCAGGAACCGTCATCGCCGAGGCCGACGAAAGCGACCTCATCCAGATCGAAGGCAACTGGTACTTCCCGCTGTCGTCCGTGAACGAAGGCGTGCTCGTCGAGAGTCCGACCCCGTACACGTGCCCCTGGAAGGGCGAAGCGCAGTACTACTCCGCCGTCGTCGACGGCGAGACCCACGTCGATGCGGCATGGGGCTATCCGAATCCTTACCCGACGGCGTTCGAGCGGGTAGGCAAGGACATCTCCGGGCACATCGCGTTCGCCCCCGACGTGGAGGTCGGACCATAG
- a CDS encoding ABC transporter ATP-binding protein: MIEFRSASKRFPDGTLAVEDFSLVLPSRKTTVFVGSSGCGKTTLLRMINRMVEPTGGDVEIDGESVLGKNPVALRRSIGYVMQNSGLMPHFSVIDNVATVLRLNGTPKKQSHERALDLLDTVGLDRALADRYPSQLSGGQQQRVGVARGLAADPNILLMDEPFGAVDPIVRADLQQELIRLQRDLDKTVVFVTHDIDEAFLIGDQVVILDKGARVVQVGSPSEIIENPADDFVSAFIGAERGRRALRIKETPRGRVVVDSEGRTQGALLDDAASVAGDGG; this comes from the coding sequence ATGATCGAGTTCCGCTCGGCATCCAAACGCTTCCCCGACGGCACGCTCGCCGTCGAGGATTTCAGCCTCGTGCTGCCCTCACGCAAGACGACCGTGTTCGTCGGATCGTCCGGATGCGGCAAGACGACGCTGCTGCGCATGATCAACCGCATGGTCGAGCCGACCGGCGGCGACGTCGAGATCGACGGCGAGAGCGTACTGGGCAAGAACCCGGTGGCCCTGCGCCGCAGCATCGGCTACGTCATGCAGAACTCCGGCCTCATGCCGCACTTCTCGGTCATCGACAACGTCGCGACCGTGCTGCGCCTGAACGGCACGCCGAAGAAGCAGTCCCACGAGCGCGCCCTCGACCTGCTCGACACCGTCGGGCTCGATCGTGCGCTCGCCGACCGCTATCCGAGTCAGCTCTCGGGCGGCCAGCAGCAGCGCGTCGGTGTGGCACGTGGCCTCGCGGCCGACCCGAACATCCTCCTGATGGACGAGCCGTTCGGTGCCGTCGATCCGATCGTGCGGGCCGATCTGCAGCAGGAGCTCATCCGGCTGCAGCGCGACCTCGACAAGACCGTCGTGTTCGTCACGCACGATATCGACGAGGCGTTCCTGATCGGCGACCAGGTCGTCATCCTCGACAAGGGCGCACGCGTCGTACAGGTCGGTAGCCCGAGCGAGATCATCGAGAACCCGGCCGACGACTTCGTCTCCGCCTTCATCGGCGCCGAACGCGGCCGCCGCGCGCTGCGGATCAAGGAGACACCGCGCGGCCGGGTCGTCGTCGATTCCGAGGGGCGCACTCAGGGGGCGCTGCTGGATGACGCGGCGAGCGTGGCCGGGGACGGCGGATGA
- a CDS encoding ABC transporter permease produces MNWVADNLDLILELTLVHLRQSAIAIVLGFILSLPLGWIAWRYRLVRGPVIVLTGLLYTIPSLALLILLPSVVGYSARSEANLVVGLTIYAIAILVRSVADGLDSVDPDVRQAATAVGYGGARRFWMVDLPLAGPVILAGLRVAAVSTISLATVGILVGVTNLGYLFTNGLQRRIIPEVLAGVLAVVVIALIIDLLLLLAGRAIMPWTRSAGAAGARRRILPMRAAA; encoded by the coding sequence GTGAACTGGGTCGCCGACAATCTCGATCTGATCCTCGAACTCACTCTCGTGCACCTGCGCCAGAGCGCGATCGCGATCGTGCTGGGCTTCATTCTGTCGCTGCCGCTGGGCTGGATCGCGTGGCGGTACCGGCTCGTCCGCGGCCCCGTGATCGTGCTCACCGGCCTGCTCTACACGATCCCTTCGCTCGCGCTGCTCATCCTGCTTCCCTCGGTGGTCGGCTACTCGGCACGAAGCGAGGCGAACCTCGTCGTCGGACTCACGATCTACGCCATCGCCATCCTCGTGCGCTCTGTCGCCGACGGTCTCGACTCGGTCGACCCCGACGTGCGACAGGCTGCCACGGCGGTCGGCTACGGCGGAGCCCGACGCTTCTGGATGGTCGACCTCCCGCTCGCGGGCCCCGTGATCCTCGCCGGTCTCCGGGTCGCGGCGGTGAGCACGATCTCACTCGCCACGGTCGGCATCCTCGTCGGCGTTACGAACCTCGGTTACCTGTTCACGAACGGGCTGCAGCGGCGCATCATCCCCGAAGTGCTCGCCGGGGTCCTCGCGGTCGTCGTCATCGCCCTGATCATCGACCTGCTGCTCCTCCTCGCCGGCCGCGCGATCATGCCGTGGACGCGCAGCGCCGGTGCGGCGGGCGCACGACGACGCATCCTCCCGATGAGGGCCGCCGCATGA
- a CDS encoding ABC transporter permease produces the protein MNLFADAFAWLFSPERLEGQYALPILLGQHLFYTVISVLIAAVIAVPIGWLIGHTGRGREVAVAVSGAARAVPSFGLMVLLVLLLGVLRVPEAATITFVLLAIPSLLAGAYTGLEAIDRHAIDAARATGMTQWQVFWKVEVPLGMPLLVGGLRSATLQVIATVTIAAYVNLGGLGWPIIQGIPLQRFDQVLGGAILVAVLALIADLLLALAQRAAVPAGIRVAKPGTRTPRAARRAASATASSAPA, from the coding sequence ATGAACCTGTTCGCCGATGCCTTCGCCTGGTTGTTCTCTCCGGAACGATTGGAGGGCCAGTACGCGCTGCCGATCCTGCTCGGTCAGCACCTGTTCTACACCGTCATCTCGGTGCTGATCGCCGCGGTGATCGCCGTCCCGATCGGCTGGCTCATCGGCCACACCGGCCGGGGGCGCGAGGTCGCCGTCGCCGTCTCGGGGGCCGCGCGCGCCGTGCCGTCCTTCGGGCTCATGGTGCTGCTCGTGCTGCTGCTGGGCGTGCTGCGCGTGCCTGAGGCCGCCACCATCACGTTCGTGCTGCTGGCGATCCCGTCACTGCTCGCCGGCGCCTACACCGGACTCGAGGCGATCGACCGCCACGCGATCGACGCCGCTCGAGCGACCGGCATGACCCAGTGGCAGGTGTTCTGGAAGGTCGAGGTGCCCCTCGGCATGCCGCTGCTGGTCGGCGGTCTGCGCTCGGCAACCCTGCAGGTCATCGCCACCGTCACGATCGCCGCCTACGTCAATCTCGGTGGCCTCGGTTGGCCCATCATCCAGGGCATCCCGCTGCAGCGCTTCGACCAGGTGCTCGGCGGCGCGATCCTCGTCGCGGTGCTCGCCCTCATCGCGGATCTGCTGCTCGCCCTCGCCCAGCGTGCGGCCGTGCCGGCCGGCATCCGTGTCGCGAAGCCCGGCACCCGCACGCCGCGCGCGGCGCGGCGTGCGGCGTCCGCCACAGCATCTTCAGCTCCCGCCTGA
- a CDS encoding ABC transporter substrate-binding protein: MFTARKSRLALATGVALAATLALAGCASSNPLDTPTDESTADGGSDTIVIGSQAYYSNEIIAEIYAQALENAGYTVDKQFNIGQRDAYMPDVESGAIDLFPEYTGNLLEFYDDSTDATSPDDVYAALQDALPEGLTALDYAEASDQDTYTVTKEFADANSLTSIADLADVDGQVTLGGAPELEQRPYGPAGAKEVYGVDLAFSATGDTTFEALMADEIQVADIYSADPRFQTEDIVALEDPESLILASNVVPIASSEIADEIADVINAVSVELSVDDLVALGVQSTVDQMSPEDIATGWLTEKGLVE, from the coding sequence ATGTTCACCGCACGCAAGTCACGTCTCGCACTCGCGACCGGAGTCGCACTCGCTGCGACCCTCGCCCTCGCCGGCTGCGCGAGCAGCAATCCGCTGGACACCCCCACCGACGAGTCCACCGCCGACGGCGGCTCCGACACGATCGTCATCGGCTCTCAGGCCTACTACTCCAACGAGATCATCGCCGAGATCTACGCTCAGGCGCTCGAGAACGCCGGGTACACGGTCGACAAGCAGTTCAACATCGGTCAGCGCGACGCGTACATGCCGGACGTCGAGTCCGGCGCGATCGATCTGTTCCCGGAGTACACCGGCAACCTGCTGGAGTTCTACGACGACTCGACGGACGCGACGAGCCCCGATGACGTCTACGCCGCGCTGCAGGACGCGCTGCCCGAGGGGCTGACGGCGCTCGACTACGCCGAGGCCAGCGACCAGGACACCTATACGGTGACGAAGGAGTTCGCCGATGCGAACAGCCTCACCTCGATCGCCGACCTCGCGGACGTCGACGGACAAGTGACGCTCGGCGGCGCGCCCGAGCTCGAGCAGCGTCCGTACGGCCCGGCCGGGGCCAAGGAGGTCTACGGGGTCGACCTCGCCTTCTCCGCGACCGGCGACACCACGTTCGAGGCCCTGATGGCGGACGAGATCCAGGTGGCCGATATCTACTCGGCGGATCCGCGATTCCAGACCGAGGACATCGTGGCGCTCGAAGACCCCGAGAGCCTGATCCTCGCCTCGAACGTGGTCCCGATCGCATCCAGCGAGATCGCCGACGAGATCGCCGATGTGATCAACGCCGTCAGCGTCGAGCTGAGCGTCGACGATCTTGTGGCGCTGGGTGTGCAGAGCACGGTCGACCAGATGTCGCCGGAGGACATCGCGACCGGATGGCTGACGGAGAAGGGTCTCGTCGAGTAA
- a CDS encoding AI-2E family transporter produces the protein MTNDLPPATDDARAQEGAQPPQDSAASSLEAPGAEQPAPASRADAASKKAGRKTKKPEAVDPPLTPKPVVEPVPSSRSFWTRIDKPFVFGFLVTLGALAAIVLGLALSNLSTVIIYIALALFAALGLDPAVRFLERRGLGRGWGVLVVLVVLIAVLALILWTIIPVVVEQITLFVKSVPSLVSDFMASDIYSALEAQFGDQFEDLVSDVQGFLSDPGNIAVIGGGALQVGASIANAISGVVIVLVLVIYFVATLPGMKQAMLRLVPARDRANTEVITDQITDSVGGYVMGMVTLAFINAMVVLLLYTVMALPFPLLLAVVAFLITLIPLVGSLIFWVIGTGIALFADPILALVFAVIYLVYMQLESYFLTPRVMNRAISIPGSLVVIGALVGGTLLGLLGALVAVPVTASILIIIKKVWIPRQDSRV, from the coding sequence ATGACCAACGATCTGCCTCCCGCGACAGACGACGCCCGCGCGCAGGAGGGGGCGCAGCCGCCGCAGGACTCGGCGGCGTCGTCGCTGGAAGCGCCGGGGGCGGAACAGCCCGCACCCGCTTCGCGTGCGGATGCCGCGTCGAAGAAGGCAGGACGAAAGACGAAGAAGCCGGAGGCCGTCGACCCGCCGCTCACGCCCAAGCCCGTCGTGGAGCCTGTGCCGTCGTCCCGCTCGTTCTGGACGCGCATCGACAAACCGTTCGTGTTCGGCTTCCTCGTCACGCTCGGCGCACTCGCCGCGATCGTGCTCGGACTCGCGCTGTCGAACCTGTCGACGGTGATCATCTACATCGCACTCGCCCTGTTCGCCGCCCTCGGGCTGGATCCCGCCGTGCGGTTCCTCGAGCGTCGTGGGCTGGGTCGCGGCTGGGGCGTGCTCGTCGTGCTCGTCGTGCTGATCGCGGTACTCGCGCTGATCCTCTGGACGATCATCCCGGTGGTCGTCGAGCAGATCACCCTGTTCGTCAAGAGCGTGCCGTCGCTCGTCAGCGACTTCATGGCCAGCGACATCTACTCCGCTCTCGAGGCGCAGTTCGGGGATCAGTTCGAGGATCTCGTCAGCGACGTGCAGGGCTTCCTGTCCGACCCGGGCAACATCGCGGTCATCGGCGGCGGGGCGCTGCAGGTCGGTGCATCCATCGCGAACGCCATCTCCGGCGTGGTGATCGTGCTCGTTCTCGTCATCTACTTCGTCGCGACGCTGCCCGGTATGAAGCAGGCCATGCTGCGTCTGGTGCCGGCCCGCGACCGCGCGAACACCGAGGTCATCACGGATCAGATCACAGACTCGGTCGGCGGGTACGTCATGGGGATGGTCACACTCGCGTTCATCAACGCCATGGTCGTTCTGCTGCTCTACACGGTGATGGCACTGCCGTTCCCGTTGCTGCTCGCGGTGGTGGCATTCCTCATCACGCTGATCCCGCTGGTGGGATCGCTCATCTTCTGGGTGATCGGCACGGGTATCGCCCTGTTCGCCGACCCGATCCTCGCGCTGGTGTTCGCGGTGATCTACCTCGTGTACATGCAGCTCGAGTCGTACTTCCTCACGCCGCGTGTGATGAACCGGGCGATCTCGATCCCCGGCTCACTGGTCGTGATCGGCGCCCTCGTCGGCGGCACCCTGCTGGGCCTGCTCGGAGCACTCGTAGCCGTGCCGGTGACGGCATCCATCCTCATCATCATCAAGAAGGTGTGGATCCCGCGCCAGGACTCCCGGGTCTAG
- a CDS encoding chorismate mutase, with amino-acid sequence MTDAEDARAELLRLRGTIDNIDAALIYMLAERFRATQQVGVLKAQHAMPASDPAREEQQVARLRALAEQAHLDPEFAEKWFNFVVAEVIRHHTEAAEGR; translated from the coding sequence ATGACCGACGCCGAGGACGCCCGGGCCGAACTGCTGCGCCTGCGCGGCACGATCGACAACATCGACGCCGCCCTGATCTACATGCTCGCCGAGCGCTTCCGCGCGACCCAGCAGGTCGGGGTGCTCAAGGCCCAGCACGCCATGCCGGCGTCCGACCCGGCGCGCGAAGAGCAGCAGGTGGCGCGCCTGCGCGCGCTCGCCGAACAGGCCCACCTCGACCCGGAATTCGCCGAGAAGTGGTTCAATTTCGTCGTCGCCGAGGTGATCCGTCACCACACCGAAGCGGCCGAAGGCCGCTAG
- a CDS encoding short chain dehydrogenase — translation MRILVIGASGRIGSVVTSAFESHGHDVLRASRSGEWAVDITDPTSVRALFDEVGEVDAVVAAAGSVPFAHLTELDRDDYLKAFMSKALPQIDIVRCALDHVRDGGSITLTTGVLAREPIATGAAGAVANGAVESFVVTAAAEAPRGIRINAVSPNVLESADGLHALFAGQRPVPDAEIARAYTLAVEGLVRGRVLTL, via the coding sequence ATGAGGATCCTGGTCATCGGCGCATCCGGACGCATCGGCAGCGTCGTCACCTCGGCTTTCGAATCCCACGGACACGACGTCCTGCGCGCGTCACGCAGCGGCGAGTGGGCGGTCGACATCACGGATCCCACGTCGGTGCGCGCGCTGTTCGACGAGGTGGGCGAGGTGGATGCCGTCGTCGCCGCCGCCGGTTCGGTGCCGTTCGCGCACCTCACCGAGCTGGACAGAGACGACTATCTGAAGGCGTTCATGTCCAAGGCGCTGCCGCAGATCGACATCGTGCGCTGCGCGCTTGACCACGTGCGCGACGGAGGCTCGATCACCCTGACCACCGGGGTGCTCGCCCGCGAGCCGATCGCAACAGGAGCGGCCGGCGCCGTGGCCAACGGGGCGGTGGAGTCTTTCGTGGTCACGGCCGCGGCGGAGGCGCCGCGCGGCATCCGCATCAATGCCGTCTCACCGAACGTGCTCGAGAGCGCGGACGGACTGCACGCGCTGTTCGCCGGCCAGCGGCCGGTGCCGGATGCTGAGATCGCGCGCGCCTACACGCTCGCGGTCGAAGGACTCGTGCGCGGGCGCGTCCTGACGCTCTAG
- the phnD gene encoding phosphate/phosphite/phosphonate ABC transporter substrate-binding protein produces the protein MRRYTLPAVGMFGIAALALTGCTAAASDASTPDADAPITIATLPLGEDPTAENPIEVFAELFEEATGRDVEVTDVPDYLSVVEAIRNDHVDIGIMSGFPSALAVNTGEVDPLVAFEGDDEPVSTCVVLNDSPIQEVEDFEGKTVAFADQASSSGYFMPVYMLHEAGLEQGVDYEAIFAGGHEGSFAALAQGQVDAACTANMLTQLGAPMFPFADGEWRGVGQSPSMSVQGTVLGRQSLDEETRTVIAEGIAAVFSPENEERLGAMGSFATLEQTVAPDASLYASFAEIAGVAGVELEDLE, from the coding sequence ATGCGCCGCTACACCCTGCCCGCCGTGGGCATGTTCGGTATCGCTGCTCTCGCCCTCACCGGATGCACCGCCGCGGCATCCGACGCCTCGACCCCCGACGCCGACGCGCCCATCACCATCGCCACGCTCCCGCTCGGTGAGGATCCCACCGCCGAGAACCCGATCGAGGTCTTCGCCGAGCTGTTCGAGGAGGCCACCGGCCGCGACGTCGAGGTCACCGACGTGCCCGACTATCTCAGCGTCGTCGAGGCGATCCGCAACGACCACGTCGACATCGGCATCATGAGCGGGTTCCCGTCTGCGCTCGCGGTCAACACCGGCGAGGTCGACCCACTGGTCGCCTTCGAGGGCGACGACGAGCCGGTCTCGACCTGCGTCGTACTGAACGATTCCCCGATCCAGGAGGTCGAGGACTTCGAGGGCAAGACGGTCGCGTTCGCCGACCAGGCGTCGAGCTCGGGCTACTTCATGCCGGTCTACATGCTGCATGAGGCCGGACTCGAGCAGGGCGTCGACTACGAGGCGATCTTCGCCGGCGGCCACGAGGGCAGCTTCGCCGCGCTGGCCCAGGGCCAGGTGGATGCCGCGTGCACCGCGAACATGCTCACACAGCTCGGCGCACCGATGTTCCCGTTCGCCGACGGTGAATGGCGCGGTGTCGGACAGAGCCCGTCGATGAGCGTGCAGGGCACCGTCCTCGGACGTCAGTCGCTCGACGAGGAGACCCGCACCGTGATCGCCGAGGGCATCGCCGCGGTGTTCAGCCCCGAGAACGAGGAGCGCCTGGGGGCCATGGGCTCGTTTGCCACGCTCGAGCAGACGGTCGCCCCCGACGCGTCGCTGTACGCCTCGTTCGCGGAGATCGCGGGCGTCGCGGGCGTCGAGCTCGAGGACCTGGAATGA
- a CDS encoding phosphonate ABC transporter ATP-binding protein: MSQAVKTVKGGADAAAPAPGRAAAAGSAPVIRTSTEELRQALPLVTVRDLRVAYDSDTVLDGVDLDLFPGEMVALLGASGSGKSTLMRSLTGFAPIAGGSVRVAGHDVTNLARGELRTLRSEVGQVFQQFNLIPRLSVLTNVLTGGLRGAGAINLAGGFSSADRRRALELLDRVGIAYKAKAPARSLSGGQQQRVAIARALMQRPRVILADEPVASLDPKLADSVLSLLREIAVEDGIPVLVSLHVLPLALAHSDRIVGLRHGEMLVSAPTSDLDPEKLAPLYATEEDDDDDH; encoded by the coding sequence ATGAGCCAGGCGGTCAAGACGGTGAAGGGCGGGGCGGATGCTGCGGCACCCGCCCCGGGCCGGGCAGCGGCTGCGGGATCCGCTCCTGTGATCCGCACCAGCACCGAGGAGCTGCGCCAGGCGCTCCCGCTCGTGACCGTGCGCGACCTGCGCGTCGCCTACGACAGCGACACCGTGCTCGACGGCGTCGACCTCGACCTGTTCCCCGGCGAGATGGTCGCGCTGCTCGGCGCATCCGGATCGGGGAAGTCGACGCTGATGCGGAGCCTCACCGGATTCGCGCCGATCGCGGGCGGATCCGTGCGCGTCGCCGGACACGACGTCACCAACCTCGCCCGCGGTGAGCTGCGCACGCTGCGCTCCGAGGTCGGCCAGGTGTTCCAGCAGTTCAACCTGATCCCGCGCCTCAGCGTGCTCACCAACGTGCTCACCGGCGGGCTGCGGGGTGCTGGTGCCATCAACCTCGCCGGCGGGTTCTCCTCCGCCGACCGGCGCCGCGCTCTCGAACTGCTCGACCGCGTCGGCATCGCGTACAAGGCCAAGGCCCCGGCCCGATCGCTCAGCGGCGGGCAGCAGCAGCGGGTCGCGATCGCCCGTGCCCTCATGCAGCGGCCCCGCGTGATCCTCGCGGACGAGCCGGTGGCCTCCCTCGATCCGAAGCTCGCCGATTCGGTGCTGAGCCTGCTGCGCGAGATCGCCGTCGAGGACGGCATCCCGGTGCTGGTGAGCCTGCACGTGCTGCCGCTCGCGCTCGCGCACAGCGACCGGATCGTCGGGCTCCGCCACGGCGAGATGCTCGTGTCGGCGCCGACCTCCGACCTCGACCCCGAGAAGCTCGCACCGCTGTACGCGACCGAGGAGGACGACGATGACGACCACTGA
- the phnE gene encoding phosphonate ABC transporter, permease protein PhnE, with product MTTTETRTRERPTLPAAERARMERAVSVPRARFLIGIPVALVILFWSAGGVGFDFVKLGEGAVNMGEFLSRLFPPDFSKFGTIALLLVETLQMAIIGTVLGAVLSLFVAVAAASNIAPKWLYYPARWLMNIIRSVPDLVFALMFVSAVGLGPFAGILAMTLGSIGSIGKIFAESMESVDRGPIVAMQAVGASKRQVIQYGVLPQAAPLLVSYTLLLFEGNVRGATILGLVGAGGIGLELTTAMRMYDYGHLSAIIICIIVLVTALDQGSALIRRRIT from the coding sequence ATGACGACCACTGAGACGCGCACGCGCGAGCGTCCGACGCTCCCCGCCGCCGAGCGCGCCCGCATGGAGCGCGCCGTCTCCGTCCCGCGCGCCCGCTTCCTGATCGGCATCCCGGTCGCGCTCGTCATCCTGTTCTGGTCCGCCGGCGGCGTCGGATTCGACTTCGTGAAGCTCGGCGAGGGTGCGGTGAACATGGGCGAGTTCCTGTCGCGGCTGTTCCCGCCGGACTTCTCGAAGTTCGGCACGATCGCCCTGCTGCTGGTCGAGACGCTGCAGATGGCGATCATCGGCACCGTGCTCGGCGCCGTGCTCTCGCTGTTCGTGGCGGTCGCCGCGGCATCCAACATCGCTCCGAAGTGGCTGTACTACCCGGCACGCTGGCTGATGAACATCATCCGCTCGGTGCCGGATCTCGTCTTCGCGCTGATGTTCGTCTCCGCCGTCGGGCTCGGGCCGTTCGCCGGCATCCTCGCCATGACGCTCGGGTCGATCGGATCGATCGGCAAGATCTTCGCCGAATCGATGGAGTCCGTCGACCGCGGGCCGATCGTCGCGATGCAGGCCGTCGGCGCCTCCAAGCGACAGGTCATCCAGTACGGCGTGCTGCCCCAGGCTGCCCCTTTGCTCGTCTCGTACACACTGCTGCTGTTCGAGGGCAACGTGCGCGGAGCGACCATCCTCGGCCTCGTCGGCGCCGGCGGCATCGGACTCGAGCTGACCACCGCCATGCGCATGTACGACTACGGCCACCTCAGCGCGATCATCATCTGCATCATCGTGCTCGTCACCGCTCTCGACCAGGGGAGCGCGCTCATCAGAAGGAGAATCACATGA
- a CDS encoding tyrosine-protein phosphatase produces MTTIDITLSAPVNLRDLGGIPIAGGVLRDRFAIRTDDIAYVTEEVADELVTAGLTAIIDLRSPLEVATTGRGPFADRPVSYHHLPLIADVGDSMKEGAQNRLGHEAMGEMYVAMVERAAPQLVTALNIIAYAPGATAFHCAAGRDRTGVLAAMLLLALGADDDDIVADYARTGENMAAIMERNRPVMGAMWKALGFDIDAFDGRTLLEGSMEVSMRMLLTTLRERHGDALAPLRAAGLGDDTIARLRARALA; encoded by the coding sequence ATGACCACGATCGACATCACCCTGAGCGCACCGGTGAATCTGCGCGACCTCGGCGGCATCCCGATCGCCGGCGGCGTGCTCCGCGACAGGTTCGCGATCCGCACCGACGACATCGCCTACGTGACCGAAGAGGTCGCCGACGAGCTCGTCACGGCGGGCCTCACCGCGATCATCGACCTGCGCTCGCCGCTGGAGGTCGCCACCACCGGCCGCGGTCCGTTCGCCGATCGCCCCGTCTCGTACCACCACCTGCCGTTGATCGCCGATGTCGGCGACTCCATGAAGGAGGGCGCGCAGAACCGCCTCGGGCACGAGGCGATGGGCGAGATGTACGTCGCTATGGTCGAGCGGGCCGCGCCCCAGCTCGTCACGGCGCTGAACATCATCGCGTACGCGCCCGGCGCGACCGCGTTCCACTGCGCCGCCGGCCGCGACCGCACCGGCGTGCTCGCCGCGATGCTGCTGCTCGCGCTGGGCGCAGACGACGACGACATCGTCGCCGACTACGCGCGCACCGGTGAGAACATGGCCGCCATCATGGAGCGGAACCGCCCGGTGATGGGCGCGATGTGGAAGGCGCTCGGCTTCGACATCGACGCGTTCGACGGTCGCACGCTGCTGGAGGGATCGATGGAGGTCTCGATGCGGATGCTGCTGACGACACTGCGGGAACGGCACGGCGATGCACTCGCACCGCTGCGCGCCGCCGGTCTCGGCGACGACACGATCGCGCGGCTGCGCGCCAGGGCGCTGGCGTGA